The following proteins are encoded in a genomic region of Nicotiana sylvestris chromosome 4, ASM39365v2, whole genome shotgun sequence:
- the LOC138889375 gene encoding uncharacterized protein has protein sequence MTKVPPNELNATSSPWSFAAWEMDVIGPIEPAASNGHRFIMVAIDYFTKWVEVASYRVVIKKVVADFFRDCIVCRFGIPESIIIDNGSNLNSDLMKANLNSDLMKAMFRTSTGATPYMLVYGIEAFIPAETEIPSLRIIQEAELDDAEWVKSHYKQLALIDGKRMNTVFHGQLYQNRMSRAFNKRVKSRQFTLG, from the exons ATGacaaaggtacctccaaatgagcttaatgcaacaagctcaccatggtcgttcgctgCTTGggaaatggatgttattggaccaatcgagcctgccgcttccaatggacacagatttattatggtagccatagactattttaccaagtgggtagaagtagcatcttacagagtagtgattaagaaagtcgtggcagactttttTCGTGACTGcatcgtttgtcgattcgggattccagaatcaatcattattgataatggctccaacctcaatagtgacttgatgaaagctaacctcaatagtgacctaatgaaagctatgt tccgcacatcaactggagcaaccccctatatgctagtttatggtatAGAAGCCTTCATTCCCGCCGAAAcggaaattccttccttaagaatcatacaggaagcagaactcgacgatgcagaatgggtgaagagtcattacaagcagctggctcttatagatggaaagaggatgaatacAGTTTTCCACGgacaactttatcagaacagaatgtccagagccttcaacaaaagagtcaagtcgAGGCAGTTCACACTGgggtag